A window of Psychromonas sp. CNPT3 contains these coding sequences:
- a CDS encoding AAA domain-containing protein has translation MENPFFSALGNSSCIDAAELSKGAKDTLTPFMHYLENSIKALEGKQVSCHWKPLAYESYQLIPQQKIYQITPTSVVKIKDNNIGWYEITEEVDGTSLDDDFMPDPDDTITVGKGRERQSFDITANDFVQSGGKYKLFLPELAEIKAITWSGYQLALQPLSLDLSTLNSVKVDGCLYSATAKNNTVTISGLITPTSKLTVDDIERNFIIMSACALTQLEKLNPIQSGNSWLVFNRKKPIINNATITDITQDSLSKLSASHFSHDDKPLVEQQWKISYKKISGFSLQAQLSDQQAISDIVCSEYPQLELTINKEKIKEHWIQLIEPENSDDSGKSVLDYFFEDYVNIHHGEKNKNSNRDPGYKVIKSKPEERQLLLATNADKHKSVYPQIADKSTLRVQVDTSQLKKQRDAINNLILRPTAGQATLIKLLQNRDNVQWPLLTLYAKPIDWKVLSDPNFDGCKEQREFVTKALGSSDFTILDGPPGTGKTTTILELIVQLVRQGKRILLSASTHAAINNVLERVEENNLLDEIFPLRIGDESKATNVEHFQYDNQLISINKELSDNISDQILVDSSNLVCGTTIGILKLFRERAVSLDNGTAPFDVMIIDECSKTTFQEFLVPAQYAKSFVLVGDVKQLSPFTDREQIVCNLQQLMLKPGRGHEKSSNYQAPKLLSPDIQQACFLLEELRGDRNDLYNNQLIVPVSLGVLQALGNEIKARSHSCEQLNNLLLIGERPNESLNIYGPAQILKNPIALYQHNICFIASTALSTLEHCLPVDAIMLSDDWQSNRHAFIHNTNYKNKQSVNFRKEHKKTSTEINQAYLSRFQETNWAEELCWRLERVYWLRLSKNKNADRYEKDINRLLPAAINVLGRVHGLKNIAFPSILEALSGDGLVKRKVDSATTLNQGFHRTEKLQRHTTLTYQHRMHPDISAYPREQFYQNRSLFDGNQVSNARQWDYPRFAKHNVWIDVTGSVFKNANRNEVNRIIDEIERFCKWAQGKVKNRKNEPYDMAILTFYKGQEKALREALQQLTGNKSSYAKFDYLGIQIKLATVDYFQGQEADFVMLSMVNTTRDGFLDAPNRLNVAITRARYQLAIVGQLSYFSRSRSPELKQLTKTCLTIR, from the coding sequence ATGGAAAACCCTTTTTTTTCGGCCCTTGGGAACAGCAGCTGCATCGATGCTGCTGAGTTATCAAAAGGTGCAAAAGACACATTAACACCCTTTATGCATTATCTAGAAAACAGCATAAAAGCATTAGAAGGCAAGCAGGTTAGCTGCCACTGGAAACCCTTAGCCTATGAGAGCTATCAACTAATACCACAACAAAAAATTTATCAAATTACTCCAACGTCTGTGGTTAAGATTAAAGATAATAACATTGGCTGGTATGAGATCACTGAAGAGGTCGACGGTACATCACTTGATGATGATTTTATGCCAGATCCTGATGATACAATTACCGTCGGCAAAGGCAGAGAACGGCAGTCATTTGATATAACAGCAAATGACTTCGTGCAAAGTGGTGGAAAATACAAACTTTTCCTGCCTGAACTAGCGGAAATAAAAGCGATCACATGGTCTGGCTACCAATTAGCACTGCAGCCTCTAAGCCTCGATCTAAGCACGCTAAATAGCGTTAAAGTCGATGGTTGTTTATATTCAGCGACCGCAAAAAATAATACAGTCACAATATCAGGACTAATCACCCCAACATCTAAACTAACTGTTGACGATATTGAACGTAATTTTATTATCATGAGCGCATGCGCTCTTACGCAATTAGAAAAACTAAATCCGATTCAATCGGGTAATAGCTGGTTGGTATTTAACCGCAAAAAGCCGATTATAAACAATGCGACCATCACTGATATAACACAAGACTCATTAAGTAAATTATCAGCAAGTCACTTTAGTCATGACGACAAACCATTAGTAGAGCAACAGTGGAAGATTAGTTACAAAAAAATATCAGGGTTTAGCCTGCAAGCACAACTGTCAGATCAACAAGCGATTAGTGACATTGTTTGTAGCGAATACCCCCAACTCGAGTTAACAATAAACAAAGAGAAAATAAAAGAACACTGGATCCAACTCATTGAACCCGAAAATTCTGATGATAGCGGCAAATCCGTTTTAGATTATTTCTTTGAAGATTACGTCAATATTCATCATGGTGAGAAAAATAAGAATAGCAATCGAGATCCAGGTTACAAGGTCATAAAATCAAAGCCTGAAGAACGTCAGTTATTATTAGCAACTAACGCCGATAAACATAAGTCTGTATATCCTCAAATAGCAGATAAATCGACCTTACGAGTTCAGGTAGATACATCGCAACTAAAAAAACAGCGAGATGCGATTAATAATTTAATTCTGCGCCCAACGGCAGGACAAGCAACACTAATTAAGCTGTTGCAAAACCGTGATAACGTCCAGTGGCCACTCCTAACTCTCTACGCCAAACCAATAGACTGGAAAGTATTAAGTGATCCTAATTTTGATGGCTGTAAGGAGCAACGCGAATTTGTCACCAAAGCTTTAGGATCTAGTGATTTTACTATCTTAGACGGCCCGCCAGGGACAGGTAAAACCACTACCATCTTAGAATTAATTGTTCAATTAGTGCGCCAAGGCAAGCGTATATTACTAAGCGCTTCAACTCACGCAGCGATTAATAATGTATTAGAACGGGTTGAAGAAAATAACCTGCTTGATGAAATATTCCCACTGCGTATTGGCGATGAAAGTAAAGCAACAAATGTTGAACATTTTCAATATGACAATCAACTAATCAGCATAAACAAAGAGTTATCAGACAACATTTCCGATCAAATATTAGTCGACTCGTCTAATTTGGTTTGCGGAACGACAATTGGTATTTTAAAACTATTTAGAGAACGAGCAGTCTCATTAGATAATGGTACAGCACCGTTTGATGTCATGATTATTGATGAGTGCAGTAAAACAACCTTCCAAGAGTTTTTAGTACCGGCACAATACGCTAAAAGCTTTGTATTGGTGGGTGATGTCAAGCAATTGTCACCGTTTACCGATCGTGAACAAATTGTATGTAATCTACAACAGCTCATGTTAAAACCGGGTCGTGGCCATGAGAAATCATCTAACTACCAAGCGCCCAAGTTACTATCACCTGACATCCAACAAGCGTGTTTCTTACTCGAAGAATTAAGAGGTGATCGAAATGATCTCTATAACAACCAACTAATCGTTCCTGTTTCACTTGGAGTATTACAAGCGTTAGGTAACGAAATAAAAGCGAGATCCCACAGCTGCGAGCAACTCAATAATTTATTACTGATTGGCGAGAGACCAAATGAAAGTCTAAATATTTATGGTCCAGCCCAGATCCTAAAAAATCCAATTGCGCTGTATCAACATAACATCTGTTTTATTGCCTCTACCGCATTAAGCACTTTGGAGCATTGCCTACCCGTTGATGCAATTATGTTGAGTGACGACTGGCAATCGAATCGCCATGCATTTATTCATAATACCAATTACAAAAACAAGCAAAGTGTTAATTTCAGAAAAGAGCATAAAAAAACATCGACCGAAATAAACCAAGCATATTTAAGCCGATTTCAAGAAACTAACTGGGCCGAAGAGCTGTGCTGGCGTTTAGAGCGAGTATATTGGTTACGCTTGTCAAAAAATAAAAATGCAGATAGATATGAAAAAGACATTAATAGGCTGCTCCCAGCCGCAATTAACGTACTTGGCCGGGTGCACGGACTTAAGAACATCGCATTTCCTTCGATCTTAGAAGCGTTATCCGGTGACGGTTTAGTAAAACGTAAAGTTGATTCAGCGACCACCTTAAACCAAGGTTTTCATCGCACGGAAAAATTACAGCGCCATACGACATTAACCTATCAGCATCGGATGCATCCCGATATTTCTGCTTATCCACGCGAACAATTTTATCAAAATCGTTCGCTATTTGATGGTAACCAAGTCAGTAACGCACGACAGTGGGATTATCCAAGGTTTGCCAAGCATAATGTCTGGATTGATGTAACGGGAAGCGTATTTAAAAATGCCAACCGCAATGAAGTAAATCGTATTATCGATGAAATTGAACGTTTTTGTAAATGGGCACAAGGAAAGGTCAAAAACAGAAAAAATGAACCTTATGATATGGCAATTCTAACCTTTTACAAAGGCCAAGAAAAAGCACTACGAGAAGCGCTGCAACAGCTCACTGGCAATAAAAGTTCCTATGCCAAATTTGATTACCTTGGCATTCAGATCAAATTGGCCACGGTGGATTACTTTCAAGGACAAGAGGCGGATTTTGTCATGCTAAGCATGGTCAACACAACACGAGATGGCTTTCTCGATGCACCTAATCGCTTAAACGTAGCCATTACCCGAGCAAGATACCAGTTAGCGATTGTCGGCCAACTCAGTTACTTTTCACGTTCGCGCTCTCCAGAATTAAAGCAACTAACTAAAACATGCCTGACGATACGCTAA
- a CDS encoding AAA family ATPase — translation MNPTDFSSQLKLNIQAGAPIIQIISHETLRIRAEIFKVASALSASVYIWDRSNGLREYIDSSYQSLTNNYKQPHEILELFNDDDDDEISLQNSIFLIEDFHPNLQEHEHQQINRLRNFAISVSMGTISNCTLILSQPYPQLPAELEKEVQVMMMPLPDIFDLEKLALQAKQRFNLDDRDFSPTQQLLEAALGLSTSEAQLAFSKAACAKKRLTNAEIPLIVSQKEQVIRKSGHLEYFHPKATLDDIGGLDNLKSWLNRRKQSFSEDAKDYGLETPRGVLLLGLPGTGKSLAAKAVANAWQLPLLRLDMGKIYGGIVGQSEENMRQALQLAETLSPSILWVDEIEKGLSGMQSSGSSDGGTTARVLGSFLTWMQEKEKPVFVVATANNIAQLPPELLRKGRVDEIFFVDLPVETDRIEILNIHLKNRDRLDDFSSDDIQKLGEISQGFTGAELEEAVKEAMFLSFDAGRPLAFDYLKTAIQNTSPLSLTMHEIIDNTRKWAKGRAVPASSKKPEPLDNKKSSSQVRLKQEGENPFI, via the coding sequence TTGAACCCTACAGATTTTAGCTCTCAACTTAAATTAAATATTCAGGCTGGCGCACCTATTATTCAGATTATTAGCCATGAGACATTACGGATTCGAGCGGAAATATTTAAGGTTGCCAGTGCACTCAGTGCATCAGTCTATATTTGGGATAGAAGCAATGGGTTACGAGAGTATATCGATTCATCCTATCAATCATTAACTAATAACTATAAACAACCCCATGAAATATTGGAACTGTTCAATGATGACGATGACGATGAAATTTCACTGCAAAACAGCATATTTTTAATTGAAGATTTTCACCCTAATTTACAAGAACATGAACATCAACAAATTAACCGATTAAGAAATTTTGCCATCTCAGTTTCAATGGGTACGATCAGCAACTGCACACTCATTTTATCTCAGCCTTATCCTCAGCTTCCAGCTGAACTTGAAAAAGAAGTTCAAGTCATGATGATGCCATTGCCTGATATTTTCGATTTAGAAAAATTAGCTCTTCAAGCAAAGCAACGTTTTAATTTAGATGATCGTGATTTTAGTCCAACACAACAATTATTAGAAGCGGCTCTAGGCCTTTCTACTAGTGAAGCGCAGCTTGCTTTTTCCAAAGCAGCCTGTGCAAAAAAACGCTTAACCAACGCAGAAATACCTTTAATTGTTAGTCAAAAAGAACAGGTAATAAGAAAAAGTGGGCATCTAGAATACTTTCATCCTAAAGCTACACTTGATGATATTGGAGGCCTTGATAATTTAAAATCATGGCTAAATCGTCGTAAACAGTCCTTTAGTGAAGATGCAAAAGACTATGGCCTAGAAACACCACGAGGTGTTTTACTACTAGGTTTACCGGGTACGGGTAAAAGTTTAGCCGCAAAAGCAGTGGCTAACGCTTGGCAGTTGCCACTATTAAGACTCGACATGGGTAAAATATATGGCGGTATAGTTGGTCAATCTGAAGAGAATATGCGCCAAGCATTACAGCTAGCTGAAACTCTATCGCCGAGTATTCTATGGGTTGATGAAATAGAAAAAGGTCTGTCTGGCATGCAGAGCTCAGGCTCAAGTGATGGCGGTACAACAGCGCGTGTACTAGGGAGCTTCTTAACTTGGATGCAAGAAAAAGAGAAACCCGTTTTCGTTGTTGCAACCGCTAATAACATTGCACAATTACCGCCTGAATTACTAAGAAAAGGCCGCGTCGATGAAATTTTCTTTGTTGATTTACCGGTCGAAACTGATCGGATAGAAATCCTCAATATCCATCTAAAAAATCGAGATCGCCTCGATGATTTTTCATCTGATGATATTCAGAAATTGGGCGAAATAAGCCAAGGATTTACGGGTGCAGAACTTGAAGAAGCAGTCAAAGAGGCTATGTTTTTATCCTTTGATGCAGGACGACCATTAGCATTCGACTATTTAAAAACTGCGATTCAAAACACCTCCCCATTGTCGTTAACGATGCACGAAATTATTGATAACACCAGAAAGTGGGCAAAAGGACGTGCTGTTCCAGCTAGCAGTAAAAAACCAGAACCATTAGATAATAAAAAGTCATCAAGTCAGGTACGTTTAAAGCAAGAAGGCGAAAATCCCTTTATATAA
- the purT gene encoding formate-dependent phosphoribosylglycinamide formyltransferase: MSVSIFGSAKSKSATKALLLGSGELGKEIAIELQRFGIEVIAADSYENAPAMQIAHHHYVVSMLDAAKLEEIIRHEKPDFIIPEVEAIATDTLVQLEQQGFNVIPSARATKLTMDREGIRRLVAEQLLIPTTPYIFVDNKAQFIDAIDNIGLPCVIKPVMSSSGKGQSVIRTHADVDNAWQHSQEAGRSGAGRVILEGFIDFDYEITLLTICAVDGIHFCAPIGHRQEKGDYRESWQPQKMPEQALKKAQDIARKVVTELGGYGLFGMEFFIKGEHVYFNEVSPRPHDTGLVTLLSQDSSEFALHVRAILGLPIGKIAQYGPSASCVILGQGKSQDIRFSHIKEALNEAPGAQIRLFAKPEINGSRRLGVAITRASTTEQAVLDAKAVVSKINILY, from the coding sequence ATGAGTGTTTCTATTTTTGGTAGTGCCAAGTCTAAAAGTGCAACAAAAGCTTTATTACTTGGATCCGGTGAACTTGGTAAAGAGATTGCCATCGAGCTACAGCGTTTCGGCATTGAGGTAATTGCTGCCGACAGTTACGAAAATGCGCCAGCAATGCAAATAGCCCATCATCATTACGTTGTTTCCATGCTTGATGCAGCTAAACTAGAAGAGATCATCCGTCACGAAAAACCCGACTTTATTATCCCCGAAGTCGAAGCCATTGCCACAGACACCCTTGTTCAACTCGAACAACAAGGTTTTAATGTTATCCCCTCAGCGCGTGCTACCAAACTTACCATGGACAGAGAAGGTATAAGGCGCTTAGTCGCAGAGCAACTTCTTATTCCAACTACCCCTTATATTTTTGTTGATAATAAAGCGCAATTTATTGATGCTATCGACAACATTGGTCTGCCTTGCGTCATCAAACCTGTGATGAGTAGCTCCGGTAAAGGCCAAAGCGTCATACGCACACATGCCGATGTAGATAATGCGTGGCAACACTCTCAAGAGGCAGGGCGCAGTGGCGCGGGCCGTGTGATCCTCGAAGGTTTCATTGATTTTGATTATGAAATCACCCTACTGACCATTTGCGCCGTCGATGGAATACATTTTTGTGCGCCAATTGGTCATCGCCAAGAAAAAGGCGATTATCGCGAGTCTTGGCAGCCACAGAAAATGCCTGAACAAGCCCTTAAAAAAGCCCAAGACATAGCCAGAAAAGTAGTGACTGAGCTCGGTGGTTATGGCTTATTTGGTATGGAGTTTTTCATTAAAGGTGAGCATGTTTACTTTAATGAAGTATCACCACGTCCGCATGATACTGGATTGGTGACTTTACTTTCACAAGATAGCTCAGAGTTTGCTCTGCACGTGCGCGCCATTTTAGGCTTGCCCATTGGTAAAATAGCGCAATATGGGCCGAGCGCATCTTGCGTTATTTTAGGCCAAGGAAAGTCTCAAGATATCCGTTTTTCTCATATTAAAGAGGCGTTAAATGAGGCGCCCGGTGCGCAAATTCGTCTCTTTGCTAAACCTGAGATAAATGGTTCACGGCGCTTAGGCGTTGCCATTACGCGAGCTAGCACGACTGAGCAAGCCGTATTAGATGCCAAAGCTGTTGTGAGTAAGATAAACATATTATATTGA
- the rdgC gene encoding recombination-associated protein RdgC: MFFKNLQVYRFTRPMEQDVDALERNLEEFKFKSCSSQDVSKLGWVFPMGKAGSMYTHLANKQILVCLKKEEKMLPAGVIKDQLNERVEAIENEQGRALKKKEKDSLKEDIIMQLLPRAFSRTSQTFAWIDPETNMLYVDASSTRKAEELISLLRKTLGSLPVVPIQLKNQADVIMTDWLNEGNIPTHFSLENEAELCSALEGGGIIRCKQQDLLSDEIKNHLAADKFVTKLALNWADSISFLLGEEFALKRLKFSDVLQEQNEDIDKDDFAARFDADFALMTGEIKQLVPAIIEALGGELSL; this comes from the coding sequence ATGTTTTTCAAAAACCTACAAGTTTATCGTTTTACTCGTCCCATGGAGCAAGATGTCGACGCCCTAGAGCGCAATTTAGAAGAATTCAAATTCAAATCCTGCTCTAGCCAAGACGTTTCTAAACTTGGGTGGGTTTTTCCTATGGGTAAAGCAGGCTCTATGTACACTCACCTTGCTAATAAACAAATTTTGGTCTGCCTAAAAAAAGAAGAGAAAATGCTTCCTGCAGGCGTTATCAAAGATCAACTCAATGAACGTGTCGAAGCTATCGAAAATGAGCAAGGCAGAGCATTAAAGAAAAAAGAAAAAGACAGTTTAAAAGAAGATATTATCATGCAACTTCTGCCACGCGCTTTTAGTCGCACGTCGCAAACCTTTGCATGGATAGATCCCGAAACTAATATGCTTTATGTCGATGCATCAAGTACACGTAAAGCCGAAGAGTTGATCTCTTTATTGCGTAAAACGTTAGGCAGTCTACCCGTTGTGCCTATCCAATTAAAAAATCAAGCCGATGTGATCATGACGGACTGGTTAAATGAAGGCAATATTCCCACACACTTTAGCTTAGAAAATGAAGCGGAGCTCTGCTCAGCTCTAGAGGGCGGTGGTATTATTCGCTGTAAACAGCAAGATTTATTATCTGATGAAATCAAAAATCATTTGGCGGCTGACAAATTCGTCACCAAACTTGCTTTAAATTGGGCTGATAGTATCTCTTTTCTGCTTGGTGAGGAGTTTGCTCTTAAACGTCTTAAATTTTCTGATGTACTTCAAGAGCAAAATGAAGATATCGATAAAGATGATTTTGCAGCCCGATTTGATGCGGATTTTGCATTGATGACCGGTGAAATAAAACAACTCGTACCGGCCATTATAGAAGCTTTAGGTGGTGAATTAAGCTTATAA
- a CDS encoding Nif3-like dinuclear metal center hexameric protein has protein sequence MKNKKLANKLDQLLEIHQFKDYCPNGLQIEGKEEVQKIILGVTANQALIDIAVAQKADAILVHHGFFWRGESENIVGMKYKRIKALIENGINLYAYHLPLDVHSELGNNTQLAKLLGITDRRPLEPWNKRSVGRVGKFSEALTGDQLSARIERALQRSPLHIDGGKSEIKTVAWCTGGGQDLITIAAEQGIDAFISGEISERTVHIAREMGIHYYAAGHHATERYGVQALGEWLHKELDLEVTFIDIDNPV, from the coding sequence ATGAAAAACAAAAAACTTGCAAATAAATTAGACCAACTGTTAGAAATTCATCAATTTAAAGATTATTGTCCGAATGGCCTGCAAATAGAGGGCAAAGAAGAAGTGCAAAAAATCATTTTAGGGGTGACTGCAAATCAAGCCTTAATTGATATTGCAGTGGCGCAAAAAGCGGATGCTATTTTAGTACATCATGGTTTTTTTTGGCGCGGAGAATCTGAAAACATTGTTGGCATGAAGTATAAACGCATTAAAGCATTAATTGAAAATGGCATTAATTTATATGCGTATCATTTACCATTAGATGTACATAGCGAACTTGGTAATAATACCCAGTTAGCTAAATTATTAGGGATCACGGATCGTCGCCCTCTAGAGCCTTGGAATAAACGCAGTGTCGGGCGAGTTGGTAAATTTTCAGAGGCGTTAACTGGCGATCAATTAAGTGCGCGTATTGAGCGCGCTCTACAGCGTAGCCCATTACATATTGATGGTGGGAAGAGTGAAATTAAAACGGTGGCATGGTGCACTGGCGGAGGGCAAGACTTAATCACGATCGCAGCCGAGCAGGGCATCGATGCTTTTATTAGTGGTGAAATATCGGAGCGTACGGTGCATATAGCGCGAGAAATGGGGATCCATTACTATGCAGCAGGGCATCATGCAACAGAGCGTTATGGCGTACAAGCTTTGGGTGAATGGTTACATAAAGAGTTAGATTTAGAGGTTACTTTTATCGATATTGATAACCCGGTGTAG
- a CDS encoding inosine/guanosine kinase, with translation MKFPGQRKSKHYFPVNSRDPLLAQLHPRPKHGATYIAGIDQILVDIEAKVSDELLQRYALPEGNSTLIDDARAHALYTELNESNMISDEFAGGTIGNTLHNYSVLADDKSVLFGAMSKNIEVGSYSYRYLCDTSSKVDLNYLQPVMGAVGRCFTLISESGERTFAISKGVMDQLSTQYINKEVIQGASALILTAYLMRTNKGDTITQATLKAIEYAKEANVPVVLTLGTRFLIEQDPTWWKNFIKENVTILAMNEDEGEALTGFPDPLLASQAALDLCDMVLTTAGPLGLYTAGYTEESQKRETTHPLLPGQIPEFNRYEFSRPKLKSVCENPLKVYAHISPYMGGPEKISNTNGAGDAALAALLHDLASNSFHKQNVPGSSKHLNNGICYSSFSQICKYANRVAYEVLAQHSPRLSRGLPEREDSLEESYWER, from the coding sequence ATGAAGTTTCCAGGACAACGTAAGTCAAAGCATTATTTCCCCGTTAACAGCCGAGATCCTTTACTCGCTCAACTTCATCCACGGCCCAAGCACGGCGCAACTTATATCGCAGGTATTGACCAAATATTAGTGGATATTGAAGCGAAAGTCAGTGATGAGCTTTTACAGCGCTACGCGTTGCCTGAAGGTAACTCAACATTGATAGATGATGCGCGGGCACATGCATTATACACTGAGCTAAATGAAAGCAATATGATCAGTGATGAATTTGCCGGCGGGACGATTGGTAATACTCTGCATAATTATTCGGTATTAGCCGACGATAAATCTGTTTTATTTGGCGCGATGAGTAAAAATATTGAAGTAGGGAGTTATTCCTATCGTTATCTTTGTGATACGTCGTCGAAAGTAGATCTCAATTATCTACAACCCGTAATGGGAGCCGTGGGCCGTTGTTTTACTTTAATTTCTGAAAGCGGTGAGCGCACCTTTGCGATTAGTAAAGGGGTGATGGATCAATTAAGCACGCAATACATCAATAAAGAAGTCATACAAGGCGCCTCTGCTTTGATCTTAACTGCTTATTTAATGCGTACTAATAAAGGCGATACGATAACGCAAGCGACGTTAAAAGCCATTGAATATGCAAAAGAAGCGAATGTACCTGTGGTATTAACATTAGGGACACGTTTTTTAATTGAGCAAGATCCGACTTGGTGGAAAAACTTCATTAAAGAAAACGTCACGATATTGGCAATGAATGAAGATGAAGGAGAAGCATTAACTGGCTTCCCGGATCCATTACTTGCATCGCAAGCCGCCCTTGATTTGTGTGACATGGTATTAACCACGGCAGGGCCGTTAGGATTATATACGGCAGGTTATACAGAAGAGAGCCAAAAGCGCGAAACTACACATCCTTTATTGCCCGGACAAATCCCCGAGTTTAATCGCTATGAATTTTCACGTCCCAAGTTAAAAAGTGTCTGTGAAAATCCATTAAAAGTGTATGCGCATATTTCACCTTACATGGGTGGCCCTGAAAAAATCAGTAATACGAATGGTGCGGGTGATGCTGCGTTGGCTGCATTATTACATGATTTAGCATCAAATAGTTTCCATAAACAAAATGTGCCAGGATCGAGTAAGCATTTAAACAATGGTATTTGTTATTCTTCTTTTTCTCAAATCTGTAAATATGCCAATCGGGTGGCTTATGAGGTATTAGCGCAACATAGTCCTCGATTATCGCGTGGATTACCAGAGCGCGAAGATAGTTTAGAAGAGTCTTACTGGGAAAGATAA
- the galE gene encoding UDP-glucose 4-epimerase GalE, producing the protein MKILVTGGLGYIGSLTCIALIEAGFEPIIVDNLCNSKVQVLTRIEALTGVLPIFYQGDIRDAKFIKSVFNAQKIVSVIHFAGLKSVGESVSLPLKYYDNNVNGSLVLFNAMHEAGVKSVVFSSSATVYGEPEVMPITEDTPTGATTNPYGRSKYIIEGMLQDLFKAQPDWCITILRYFNPVGAHPSGTMGEDPQGIPNNLMPFIAQVAVGRREVLSVFGDDYATEDGTGVRDYIHVMDLAQGHLAALKAVSTKPGVHIFNLGTGKGCSVLQMIKAFSDACKKDIAYKICPRRAGDIAQCWASTDKAERELNWKATRTLLDMTTDTWHWQEKNPQGYV; encoded by the coding sequence ATGAAAATATTAGTCACGGGTGGATTGGGGTACATAGGTAGCTTAACCTGCATTGCGCTAATTGAAGCCGGTTTTGAGCCAATTATCGTTGATAATTTATGTAACAGTAAAGTACAAGTATTAACGCGTATTGAAGCGTTGACCGGGGTGCTTCCCATTTTTTACCAAGGTGACATTCGCGACGCCAAATTTATAAAAAGTGTTTTTAATGCTCAGAAAATAGTCTCGGTGATCCATTTTGCTGGCCTTAAATCGGTTGGAGAGTCGGTTAGTCTGCCTCTTAAATATTATGACAATAACGTTAATGGCTCTTTAGTTCTTTTTAATGCAATGCACGAAGCGGGAGTTAAAAGTGTGGTCTTTAGCTCATCGGCGACGGTTTATGGCGAGCCTGAAGTGATGCCAATTACGGAAGATACGCCAACGGGTGCAACAACCAATCCTTATGGGCGCAGTAAATATATCATTGAAGGTATGCTTCAAGACTTATTTAAAGCGCAACCGGATTGGTGTATTACTATTTTACGTTATTTTAACCCTGTTGGCGCTCATCCATCGGGCACGATGGGGGAAGATCCTCAAGGCATTCCGAATAATTTAATGCCTTTTATCGCTCAGGTTGCCGTTGGTCGTCGTGAGGTTTTATCTGTTTTTGGAGATGATTACGCCACAGAAGATGGGACAGGCGTACGCGATTACATCCATGTGATGGATTTGGCCCAAGGACATCTTGCTGCGCTTAAAGCCGTATCAACAAAGCCTGGCGTACATATCTTTAATTTAGGCACGGGTAAAGGTTGCAGCGTTCTACAAATGATCAAAGCCTTTTCAGATGCGTGTAAAAAAGATATCGCTTATAAAATTTGCCCACGTAGAGCAGGTGACATTGCCCAGTGCTGGGCAAGTACCGATAAAGCCGAGCGCGAATTAAATTGGAAGGCAACGCGCACATTACTGGATATGACAACAGACACTTGGCATTGGCAAGAAAAAAATCCACAGGGCTATGTTTAA